GGCGTCGCTGTGCATGGCGGTGATCGCTGCCTTCAAAGGTATTCAGCTACCGCGTCTGGGCGATGTGCCGCTGCTATTCGCCTTGGGTTTCTTCGCAGTCAGCCTGCATCACGTCGCTCTGAACATCGGCCAGCAAGGCGTCAGCGCCGGTGCGTCGAGCGTGTTGGCGCAATCGAGCCCGTTGTTCAGCACGTTGCTCGCGCGTTTCGTATTCAAGGATCAGGTCAGCCCCTGGCGCTGGGGCTGTGTGCTGCTCGGCTTTGTCGGCGTGGTGATTGTGGTCAGCGGTGATCGCGGCCTGGGCGAGATTGACGCGCATGCCTGGCTGATCTTGCTCGCAGCAGTTTCATGGAGCATTTACTTCGCGCTGCAAAAGCATCACGCACGGCGTTATGACGGCTTGAGTCTGGCGTGCTATGCGGTCTGGTCAGGGACGTTGTTATTGCTGATCTATCTGCCGGGGTTGAGCGAAACCGTGATGAAAGCGCCGTTGCCGGTGCAATGGGCAGTGTTGGCCTTGGGCGTGTTTCCCAGCGCGCTGGCCTATCTGGCGTGGGGATTTGTGCTCAAACATGTGGATTTGAGTCGGGCGACCATGACGCTGTATCTGATTCCGCCGACAGCGATGGGCATTGCTTCGGTGGGATTGGGCGAGCGGCCGACGTGGATGGTGCTGGCGGGGTCCGCGGTGGTGTTG
The sequence above is drawn from the Pseudomonas sp. FP2196 genome and encodes:
- a CDS encoding DMT family transporter, yielding MQSPSPVKIVLAMAFVVGCWAYSPTGIHIALQVYDPGHLALLRFLLASLCMAVIAAFKGIQLPRLGDVPLLFALGFFAVSLHHVALNIGQQGVSAGASSVLAQSSPLFSTLLARFVFKDQVSPWRWGCVLLGFVGVVIVVSGDRGLGEIDAHAWLILLAAVSWSIYFALQKHHARRYDGLSLACYAVWSGTLLLLIYLPGLSETVMKAPLPVQWAVLALGVFPSALAYLAWGFVLKHVDLSRATMTLYLIPPTAMGIASVGLGERPTWMVLAGSAVVLISVLALNLEQRIPVLRGMRA